From a single Vespa crabro chromosome 22, iyVesCrab1.2, whole genome shotgun sequence genomic region:
- the LOC124431886 gene encoding tubulin alpha-1 chain-like isoform X1, translating into MLRRSLKLCVSQEYNRQIRTTAQFVFRGDSLPASSKLSHTVRFLVLRSNIFCFYTPFFFFFLLSIYLFILHPLQFLAQNGQAGVQIGNACWELYCLEHGIQPDGQMPSDKMLGGGDDSFNTFFSETGSGKHVPRAVFVDLEPTVVDEVRTGTYRQLFHPEQLITGKEDAANNYARGHYTVGKEIVDVVLDRVRKLVDQCTGLQGFLIFHSFGGGTGSGFTSLLMERLSVDYGKKSKLEFAIYPAPQVSTAVVEPYNSILTTHTTLEHSDCAFMVDNEAIYDICRRNLDIERPTYTNLNRLIGQIVSSITASLRFDGALNVDLTEFQTNLVPYPRIHFPLVTYAPVISAEKAYHEQLSVSEITNACFEPSNQMVKCDPRNGKYMACCMLYRGDVVPKDVNAAIAAIKTKRSIQFVDWCPTGFKVGINYQPPTVVPGGDLAKVQRAVCMLSNTTAIAEAWARLDHKFDLMYAKRAFVHWYVGEGMEEGEFSEAREDLAALEKDYEEVGMDTVDDNPEGNDEY; encoded by the exons ATGCTTCGTCGTAGCCTAAAACTGTGCGTGAGCCAAGAGTATAACAGGCAGATTCGCACAACGGCGCAATTTGTGTTTAGAGGAGATTCATTACCAGCTTCATCTAAACTTTCACATACGGTTCGATTTTTAGTGTTGAGATCgaacattttttgtttttatactcctttcttctttttctttctactatCAATCTACTTGTTTATTTTACATCCTCTACAATTTCTCGCACAAAATG GACAAGCAGGAGTTCAAATTGGAAATGCTTGTTGGGAGCTTTATTGTTTAGAACATGGTATACAACCAGACGGGCAAATGCCATCTGATAAAATGCTCGGCGGAGGAGACGATAGCTTTAATACGTTTTTCAGTGAAACTGGGTCGGGTAAACATGTGCCCAGAGCAGTGTTCGTTGACCTTGAACCTACCGTTGTCG ATGAAGTACGAACAGGAACGTATCGACAACTTTTTCACCCGGAACAATTGATAACGGGTAAAGAAGATGCCGCAAATAATTACGCTCGTGGCCACTACACTGTCGGCAAAGAGATCGTCGATGTTGTTCTAGATCGTGTGAGAAAATTAGTGGATCAATGTACTGGACTCCAAGGctttcttatatttcattcgttcggTGGTGGGACCGGCTCTGGTTTCACCTCTCTCTTGATGGAACGACTTTCGGTAGACTACGGGAAGAAGTCTAAATTGGAATTCGCCATTTATCCGGCACCGCAAGTTTCTACAGCCGTAGTAGAACCGTACAATTCGATCTTGACTACTCATACCACGCTCGAACACTCCGATTGCGCTTTTATGGTTGACAACGAGGCCATTTACGATATTTGCCGTCGTAACTTGGACATCGAGAGACCTACATATACCAACTTAAATCGCTTGATCGGTCAGATCGTTTCTTCGATCACCGCCTCATTACGATTCGATGGTGCCCTAAATGTCGACCTAACTGAATTTCAAACAAATTTGGTACCATATCCAAGAATTCATTTTCCACTCGTAACTTATGCACCAGTAATATCAGCAGAAAAGGCATATCATGAGCAACTTAGCGTATCAGAAATTACGAACGCCTGTTTCGAGCCATCCAATCAAATGGTAAAATGTGATCCTCGAAATGGCAAATATATGGCTTGTTGTATGCTCTATAGAGGCGATGTCGTGCCCAAGGATGTTAATGCAGCTATCGCTGCTATAAAGACAAAACGTAGTATACAGTTCGTTGATTGGTGCCCTACAGGCTTTAAAGTAGGGATTAACTATCAGCCTCCCACTGTTGTACCCGGCGGCGATTTGGCCAAGGTGCAACGTGCAGTATGCATGTTATCTAATACAACAGCTATTGCCGAGGCATGGGCACGACTTGACCACAAATTTGATCTGATGTATGCGAAAAGAGCATTCGTTCATTGGTACGTCGGTGAAGGTATGGAGGAGGGTGAATTTTCAGAAGCACGCGAGGATTTGGCTGCTTTAGAAAAAGATTATGAAGAGGTTGGTATGGATACAGTTGATGATAATCCAGAAGGCAACGAtgaatattaa
- the LOC124431886 gene encoding tubulin alpha-1 chain-like isoform X2, with amino-acid sequence MRECISIHVGQAGVQIGNACWELYCLEHGIQPDGQMPSDKMLGGGDDSFNTFFSETGSGKHVPRAVFVDLEPTVVDEVRTGTYRQLFHPEQLITGKEDAANNYARGHYTVGKEIVDVVLDRVRKLVDQCTGLQGFLIFHSFGGGTGSGFTSLLMERLSVDYGKKSKLEFAIYPAPQVSTAVVEPYNSILTTHTTLEHSDCAFMVDNEAIYDICRRNLDIERPTYTNLNRLIGQIVSSITASLRFDGALNVDLTEFQTNLVPYPRIHFPLVTYAPVISAEKAYHEQLSVSEITNACFEPSNQMVKCDPRNGKYMACCMLYRGDVVPKDVNAAIAAIKTKRSIQFVDWCPTGFKVGINYQPPTVVPGGDLAKVQRAVCMLSNTTAIAEAWARLDHKFDLMYAKRAFVHWYVGEGMEEGEFSEAREDLAALEKDYEEVGMDTVDDNPEGNDEY; translated from the exons ATG CGCGAGTGCATTTCTATTCACGTAGGACAAGCAGGAGTTCAAATTGGAAATGCTTGTTGGGAGCTTTATTGTTTAGAACATGGTATACAACCAGACGGGCAAATGCCATCTGATAAAATGCTCGGCGGAGGAGACGATAGCTTTAATACGTTTTTCAGTGAAACTGGGTCGGGTAAACATGTGCCCAGAGCAGTGTTCGTTGACCTTGAACCTACCGTTGTCG ATGAAGTACGAACAGGAACGTATCGACAACTTTTTCACCCGGAACAATTGATAACGGGTAAAGAAGATGCCGCAAATAATTACGCTCGTGGCCACTACACTGTCGGCAAAGAGATCGTCGATGTTGTTCTAGATCGTGTGAGAAAATTAGTGGATCAATGTACTGGACTCCAAGGctttcttatatttcattcgttcggTGGTGGGACCGGCTCTGGTTTCACCTCTCTCTTGATGGAACGACTTTCGGTAGACTACGGGAAGAAGTCTAAATTGGAATTCGCCATTTATCCGGCACCGCAAGTTTCTACAGCCGTAGTAGAACCGTACAATTCGATCTTGACTACTCATACCACGCTCGAACACTCCGATTGCGCTTTTATGGTTGACAACGAGGCCATTTACGATATTTGCCGTCGTAACTTGGACATCGAGAGACCTACATATACCAACTTAAATCGCTTGATCGGTCAGATCGTTTCTTCGATCACCGCCTCATTACGATTCGATGGTGCCCTAAATGTCGACCTAACTGAATTTCAAACAAATTTGGTACCATATCCAAGAATTCATTTTCCACTCGTAACTTATGCACCAGTAATATCAGCAGAAAAGGCATATCATGAGCAACTTAGCGTATCAGAAATTACGAACGCCTGTTTCGAGCCATCCAATCAAATGGTAAAATGTGATCCTCGAAATGGCAAATATATGGCTTGTTGTATGCTCTATAGAGGCGATGTCGTGCCCAAGGATGTTAATGCAGCTATCGCTGCTATAAAGACAAAACGTAGTATACAGTTCGTTGATTGGTGCCCTACAGGCTTTAAAGTAGGGATTAACTATCAGCCTCCCACTGTTGTACCCGGCGGCGATTTGGCCAAGGTGCAACGTGCAGTATGCATGTTATCTAATACAACAGCTATTGCCGAGGCATGGGCACGACTTGACCACAAATTTGATCTGATGTATGCGAAAAGAGCATTCGTTCATTGGTACGTCGGTGAAGGTATGGAGGAGGGTGAATTTTCAGAAGCACGCGAGGATTTGGCTGCTTTAGAAAAAGATTATGAAGAGGTTGGTATGGATACAGTTGATGATAATCCAGAAGGCAACGAtgaatattaa